The following are from one region of the Rhodopirellula sp. P2 genome:
- the atpG gene encoding ATP synthase F1 subunit gamma: MANARALDKRRKSIRNIRKITRTMELIATARYKKAMDRAAAATAYTEQITKIVSRLADAGLDVQHPLLEQREKINTTRVLVLASNRGLCGGYNASVLRTALPRIKMLRESIPNVIIDASGKRGVNGLKFRGIETDQQFLQFEDQPAYDDVEKIAEGYLAEYITGKIDRLDVVYTKFISTSKQQTVIETLLPLGSLGDESESVSGGPDESNAEYEFLPSAESILEEVVPTSFKVKLFKCFLDSAVSEQVARMIAMKGATESAGDMIKQLSMTYNRARQSQITGEIMEIIGGVEALEG; this comes from the coding sequence ATGGCCAACGCACGTGCCCTCGATAAACGACGCAAGTCGATTCGCAACATCCGCAAGATCACGCGGACGATGGAGCTGATCGCAACGGCTCGGTACAAAAAAGCAATGGACCGCGCAGCAGCGGCCACGGCTTACACCGAGCAGATCACCAAAATCGTCTCGCGCCTCGCGGATGCCGGGTTGGACGTGCAGCACCCGCTGTTGGAACAACGCGAGAAGATCAACACCACTCGGGTTCTGGTTTTGGCCAGCAACCGTGGGTTGTGCGGTGGTTACAACGCGTCCGTTTTGCGGACCGCACTGCCCCGTATCAAAATGCTTCGTGAGTCGATTCCGAACGTCATCATCGATGCCAGCGGTAAACGCGGTGTCAACGGGTTGAAGTTCCGCGGGATTGAAACGGACCAGCAGTTCCTGCAGTTCGAAGATCAGCCAGCTTACGACGATGTCGAGAAGATTGCGGAAGGTTACTTGGCCGAATACATCACCGGTAAAATCGATCGGTTGGATGTCGTTTACACCAAGTTCATCAGCACGTCGAAGCAACAGACTGTGATCGAGACGTTGCTGCCGCTTGGTTCGCTGGGCGATGAATCGGAGTCCGTCTCGGGTGGCCCCGACGAAAGCAATGCGGAATACGAATTCCTTCCCTCGGCCGAAAGCATCTTGGAAGAAGTTGTTCCGACCAGTTTCAAAGTCAAGTTGTTCAAGTGCTTCCTGGATTCGGCCGTCAGCGAGCAAGTCGCTCGAATGATCGCGATGAAGGGAGCCACCGAGAGTGCTGGCGACATGATCAAGCAGTTGTCGATGACCTACAACCGAGCCCGTCAGAGTCAGATCACCGGCGAAATCATGGAAATCATCGGTGGTGTCGAAGCCCTGGAAGGCTAA
- the atpA gene encoding F0F1 ATP synthase subunit alpha — MKFNSDEIASVLQAEIEQFDNKIDVREVGTVLEVGDGIARVYGLSGVMAGEMVEFANGSIGLAFNLEENSVGVIILGEYLTIEEGQEVKALGTLLSVPAGDAVIGRVLDPLGNPLDGKGPVQTDITRPVEIIATGVAERKPVTEPLQTGIKAIDSMTPIGRGQRELIIGDRKTGKTAIAIDAILNQKGQGVKCFYIAIGQKDSAVASVVDVLERHGAMEYTTVIAAGASAPAPLQYIAPYAGTAMAEHFMFNGGHALVVYDDLSKQATAYRQMSLLMRRPPGREAYPGDVFYCHSRLLERSSKLSDELGGGSITSLPIIETLEGEVSAYIPTNVISITDGQIYVQPDLFFSGVRPAMNPGISVSRVGGAAQTKAMKKVSGGLRLQLAAFRALEAFAQLGTDLDPATQAELDRGYRMVELLKQPQYQPLSVAEQVVSIYAGTNGHLDDVAVKEVQRFEKEFLQYVHDKHSSLISDLTATPTLSDEIAERIVAAIKEFKTVYKPATPAA, encoded by the coding sequence GTGAAATTCAATAGCGACGAGATCGCCTCTGTCTTGCAGGCCGAGATCGAACAATTCGATAACAAAATTGACGTCCGAGAAGTCGGAACGGTCTTGGAAGTTGGTGACGGGATCGCTCGCGTGTACGGCCTGTCCGGCGTCATGGCTGGCGAGATGGTCGAGTTTGCCAACGGCTCGATCGGACTGGCTTTCAACTTGGAAGAAAACAGCGTCGGGGTCATCATTCTTGGTGAGTACCTGACGATTGAAGAAGGTCAAGAAGTCAAAGCTTTGGGCACGCTGTTGTCCGTTCCTGCGGGCGACGCGGTCATCGGCCGTGTGCTCGATCCACTCGGGAACCCGTTGGACGGCAAAGGCCCCGTGCAAACCGACATCACACGCCCGGTGGAAATCATCGCGACGGGTGTTGCGGAACGCAAACCGGTCACCGAGCCTCTGCAAACCGGGATCAAGGCCATCGACTCGATGACCCCGATCGGTCGCGGTCAACGCGAACTGATCATTGGTGACCGCAAGACCGGAAAGACCGCCATCGCGATCGATGCGATCCTGAACCAAAAGGGTCAGGGCGTGAAGTGTTTCTACATCGCCATCGGACAAAAGGACTCCGCCGTTGCTTCGGTCGTCGATGTCCTCGAACGTCACGGTGCGATGGAGTACACCACCGTCATCGCCGCTGGTGCGAGTGCTCCTGCTCCGTTGCAGTACATCGCTCCCTATGCCGGCACCGCGATGGCTGAACACTTCATGTTCAATGGCGGGCACGCGTTGGTCGTCTACGATGACTTGTCCAAGCAAGCCACGGCGTATCGCCAAATGTCCTTGCTGATGCGTCGCCCACCAGGCCGCGAAGCTTACCCCGGGGACGTTTTCTACTGTCACAGTCGTTTGCTCGAACGTTCATCGAAGTTGTCCGATGAGCTGGGTGGCGGATCGATCACCAGCCTTCCAATCATCGAAACCCTGGAAGGGGAAGTCTCGGCTTACATCCCAACCAACGTGATTTCGATCACCGACGGCCAGATCTACGTTCAGCCTGACTTGTTCTTCTCGGGCGTTCGCCCCGCCATGAACCCCGGGATCAGTGTTTCTCGCGTGGGTGGTGCGGCTCAAACCAAGGCCATGAAGAAGGTTTCCGGCGGTTTGCGTCTGCAACTGGCCGCCTTCCGTGCTTTGGAAGCGTTTGCCCAACTGGGGACGGACTTGGATCCTGCGACCCAAGCCGAACTGGATCGTGGTTATCGCATGGTCGAGTTGCTGAAACAGCCGCAGTACCAACCGTTGTCGGTTGCTGAGCAAGTTGTCAGCATTTACGCCGGCACCAACGGACACCTCGATGACGTCGCTGTCAAAGAAGTGCAGCGGTTCGAGAAGGAGTTCCTGCAGTACGTCCATGACAAGCACTCTTCGTTGATCAGCGATCTGACTGCGACGCCAACCCTGAGCGATGAGATTGCCGAACGCATTGTTGCGGCGATCAAAGAGTTCAAGACTGTCTACAAACCCGCCACCCCTGCAGCCTAA
- the atpH gene encoding ATP synthase F1 subunit delta — protein MVKLPSLKFLRRSTDETPNVSETASHSTVLDVGAEQLGKTYARALLAATQADGSTDAVVSDLNAICDEALLHSPKLQLAFESPQIDAAEKCRVVDRLFGGNSHPLLIKLMKVMAKRGRLGYLVAVRDAAVDLFDEAAGRLVAEVRTAVPLTEQLRGEVTQQLSTRFGKTVRLRESVDTDLVGGMVIRVGDTVFDSSVASRLDKLGKSAAAGFARQLLEHSDRFSSSS, from the coding sequence GTGGTCAAACTTCCTTCCCTGAAATTCCTACGACGCTCAACCGACGAGACCCCCAACGTGTCCGAAACCGCCTCGCATTCCACCGTCCTTGACGTCGGCGCCGAACAACTCGGCAAGACCTACGCTCGGGCGTTGCTCGCTGCGACTCAAGCGGATGGATCCACCGATGCGGTCGTCAGTGACTTGAATGCGATTTGTGACGAAGCCTTGTTGCACAGCCCCAAGCTGCAACTGGCGTTTGAATCGCCTCAAATCGACGCTGCCGAAAAGTGCCGGGTGGTGGACCGTTTGTTTGGTGGAAATAGTCATCCCCTCTTGATCAAGTTGATGAAGGTGATGGCCAAACGTGGTCGGCTCGGTTACTTGGTCGCGGTTCGAGATGCTGCAGTCGACTTGTTTGACGAAGCGGCTGGCCGACTCGTCGCAGAAGTTCGCACGGCGGTTCCATTGACGGAACAGCTTCGTGGGGAAGTCACCCAACAGCTTTCAACCCGATTTGGGAAAACCGTTCGCCTCCGAGAGTCCGTCGACACGGACTTGGTCGGTGGGATGGTGATCCGAGTCGGTGACACGGTCTTCGATTCGTCGGTGGCCAGCCGATTGGACAAACTTGGGAAGTCCGCCGCGGCTGGTTTCGCCCGCCAGTTGCTGGAACATTCGGATCGATTCAGTTCATCATCGTGA